The Neochlamydia sp. S13 genome has a segment encoding these proteins:
- a CDS encoding HlyD family secretion protein, translated as MNQKRKYFIVLALLAFIGLLAANWMVFFKKEPNIHYLEDPYLHFIARKNAIFGMGIVIPRSEEVAIRASNERRIDKVFVNEGDKVSLGDPLLQLENKELLHEMAASEAALAKAKTQLERLRALPRSENLTSQQALLHQSKVELDEAERQQRLAQDLLAKQAISPGELNQKNYLVEVERAKYDYLMAQLQQLKAGAWQPDLDAANFEVAYQKALLELSRQKLDDTLIRAPLEATVLKVNIHAGELAQASKAEPLMILGDIEECFVEVSVNEDEISYLRPYQEAIGFFRGENHKPIPLSFVKIKPLMVPKKNLTGSIMERIDTRVVQLIYRFKTSQKCFFVGQVMDVFIPDSRNDTHHE; from the coding sequence ATGAACCAAAAACGAAAATATTTCATAGTTTTAGCTTTATTAGCTTTTATAGGGCTTTTAGCAGCTAACTGGATGGTCTTTTTTAAAAAAGAGCCTAATATTCATTACTTAGAAGATCCTTATTTACATTTTATTGCCAGAAAAAATGCTATATTTGGTATGGGCATAGTCATTCCAAGAAGCGAAGAGGTCGCTATCCGAGCTTCTAATGAGCGAAGAATTGATAAGGTTTTTGTTAATGAAGGTGATAAAGTAAGTCTAGGTGATCCTCTGCTTCAATTAGAAAATAAAGAATTGCTTCATGAGATGGCAGCAAGCGAAGCAGCTTTAGCAAAGGCAAAGACGCAATTAGAGCGCTTACGAGCTCTTCCTAGAAGTGAAAACCTAACATCTCAGCAAGCTCTTCTCCATCAGTCTAAAGTAGAACTAGATGAAGCCGAAAGGCAACAACGATTAGCTCAAGATCTCCTAGCTAAGCAGGCGATAAGCCCCGGAGAACTTAATCAAAAGAATTATCTTGTAGAGGTAGAAAGAGCCAAATATGACTATTTAATGGCTCAACTTCAGCAATTGAAGGCAGGCGCTTGGCAACCTGATTTGGATGCAGCAAACTTTGAGGTGGCGTATCAAAAGGCTCTTTTAGAGCTTTCTCGCCAGAAGTTAGATGATACTTTAATAAGAGCTCCGTTAGAGGCCACGGTATTAAAGGTTAACATTCATGCGGGTGAGTTAGCTCAAGCCTCTAAAGCAGAACCTTTGATGATTTTAGGGGATATTGAAGAGTGTTTTGTAGAGGTGTCGGTTAATGAAGATGAAATCTCTTATCTTAGGCCTTACCAAGAGGCAATAGGTTTTTTTAGAGGAGAAAATCATAAGCCTATCCCTTTAAGTTTTGTAAAAATTAAGCCTCTGATGGTTCCTAAGAAAAATCTTACGGGCTCAATTATGGAACGTATAGACACGCGAGTAGTGCAGCTCATTTATCGCTTTAAAACCTCACAGAAATGTTTTTTTGTCGGTCAAGTAATGGATGTTTTTATACCAGATTCTAGAAATGACACCCACCATGAATAA
- a CDS encoding efflux transporter outer membrane subunit: MNKFFYLSLALIAMSGIYTSCQRIGPAYKNPQIRLPDHWEIGQDQILLKQVPSVVQEEDELPNWWAAFHDAVLERLINRALENNPEVHIAYQRLQEYQALLLESRADYFPMVHMGMGHTNAVSPADGILFQQPSLINYLKTQNVKNQRRYDFFHLGPMVSWEIDLFGRLRSENLARKAELGASHENLMAIQLSITAEVSKAYLRLRSIQHQLLAEEDYQQILQARANLLKERLVLNHSTLDSIAQVEIKICESKNAILQFKKYFEQYKHRLLTLMGETLWPFEENLLCYAPMPRPKVQVALGVPSDLLHQRPDIRQADRELAAATYRIGRVMAEALPHFALIGSIGGMSKQLADILSFKNLYWLYEPLTSFPLFDAGKNKASVNVYKARAKVAFSHYHQKLLNAVEEVQLALHSLQSEEKRLAENKNIYSYAASSLKRAHLLYQQGIGDFVAFNLAEDEAHRRRMQWLVAEEEYALSYVTLCKALGGKVN, encoded by the coding sequence ATGAATAAGTTTTTTTACCTCAGCCTAGCATTAATAGCGATGAGTGGTATCTATACTAGCTGCCAGAGGATAGGCCCTGCTTATAAAAATCCTCAAATAAGGCTGCCTGATCACTGGGAGATAGGGCAGGATCAGATCTTACTTAAGCAAGTGCCTTCAGTGGTCCAAGAAGAGGATGAGTTACCTAACTGGTGGGCAGCGTTTCACGATGCGGTGCTTGAGAGATTGATCAATAGAGCTTTAGAAAATAATCCCGAAGTTCATATTGCTTATCAGCGCCTTCAAGAATATCAAGCTTTATTGTTAGAATCTAGAGCGGATTATTTCCCTATGGTTCATATGGGTATGGGTCATACTAACGCAGTCTCTCCAGCAGATGGGATTCTTTTTCAGCAACCAAGCTTGATCAATTACTTAAAAACTCAAAATGTCAAAAACCAAAGACGTTATGATTTCTTTCATCTGGGCCCTATGGTTTCCTGGGAAATTGATTTGTTTGGAAGGCTTCGCAGTGAAAATTTGGCAAGAAAAGCAGAACTTGGGGCTTCCCATGAGAATTTGATGGCTATTCAACTTTCAATTACAGCAGAGGTCTCAAAAGCATATCTTCGATTAAGAAGCATTCAACATCAATTGTTAGCAGAGGAAGACTATCAGCAAATTCTGCAAGCCCGAGCTAATCTTTTAAAGGAACGATTAGTACTTAATCATTCCACTTTAGACTCTATCGCCCAGGTTGAAATAAAAATTTGTGAAAGTAAAAATGCCATCTTACAGTTTAAGAAATATTTCGAGCAATATAAACACCGATTACTTACTTTGATGGGGGAGACCCTATGGCCTTTTGAGGAAAATCTTTTATGCTATGCGCCTATGCCTCGACCTAAGGTTCAGGTAGCTTTAGGGGTGCCTTCTGATTTATTGCATCAGCGCCCCGACATACGTCAGGCAGATCGCGAGCTAGCTGCTGCGACTTATCGTATTGGAAGAGTAATGGCCGAAGCTCTACCTCATTTTGCCTTAATAGGGAGTATTGGGGGAATGAGTAAGCAGCTAGCAGATATTTTAAGTTTTAAAAATTTGTATTGGCTATACGAGCCTTTAACCTCTTTTCCTTTATTCGATGCAGGCAAAAATAAAGCCAGTGTAAATGTCTATAAAGCGCGCGCCAAAGTAGCTTTTTCCCATTACCATCAAAAGCTTTTAAATGCTGTGGAAGAGGTTCAGCTTGCTTTACATTCGCTGCAAAGTGAAGAAAAGCGGTTGGCAGAGAATAAAAATATCTATTCATATGCTGCTAGTTCTTTAAAGAGAGCGCATCTTCTTTATCAGCAGGGCATAGGTGATTTCGTTGCCTTTAATCTAGCAGAGGACGAGGCTCATCGGCGGAGGATGCAATGGCTTGTAGCGGAAGAAGAATATGCCTTAAGTTATGTGACTTTATGCAAAGCCCTAGGAGGTAAAGTTAATTAA
- a CDS encoding MgtC/SapB family protein, whose translation MLPALPAEEMILRLLLSGVLGGLIGFERERLSWVAGLRTHMLVCLGSTLIMLVSQYAFHEVVHEGLINLDPSRVAAQVVSGIGFLGAGTILFLKNVIRGLTTAASLWAVAAVGLAIGGGLYLAAVSTTLLILVILAGIKPLEKRFIKKNRAVGLRFGAKNGAIHLASLQEILITLNKRYDSSRLQIEKVGDKEIFHLLFKAASQAHFIEIIDELRKLEGIENIELIDDAGAFP comes from the coding sequence ATGCTTCCAGCCTTACCTGCAGAGGAAATGATTTTAAGACTTTTGCTATCAGGCGTGCTGGGTGGTTTAATCGGATTTGAAAGAGAACGATTGAGCTGGGTCGCTGGCCTACGCACGCATATGCTTGTATGCCTAGGATCTACCCTTATCATGCTTGTTTCCCAGTACGCTTTCCATGAAGTCGTGCATGAAGGACTAATTAATCTAGATCCTTCACGCGTAGCTGCCCAGGTGGTTAGCGGAATTGGTTTTCTAGGAGCCGGCACCATCCTTTTTTTAAAAAATGTGATCCGCGGTCTGACAACAGCAGCAAGCTTATGGGCCGTGGCGGCAGTTGGTCTAGCTATTGGAGGAGGGCTTTACTTGGCAGCAGTTAGCACAACCTTGCTTATTCTAGTCATCCTTGCTGGAATAAAACCTCTTGAAAAAAGATTTATCAAAAAAAATCGAGCCGTAGGTCTACGGTTTGGCGCCAAAAATGGTGCTATTCACTTAGCTTCCCTGCAAGAGATTTTAATCACTTTAAATAAACGTTATGATTCTAGCCGCCTACAAATAGAAAAAGTAGGAGATAAAGAAATTTTTCATTTATTGTTCAAGGCTGCTTCCCAAGCTCATTTTATAGAAATAATTGATGAACTACGTAAGCTAGAGGGCATTGAAAATATCGAACTTATTGATGATGCAGGAGCCTTCCCCTAG
- a CDS encoding DUF1328 domain-containing protein: MLYWSLTFLIIAIVAGLMGFRGIEGIAATIAKVLFIVFLILFIITMVSGYGMMGTPQP, from the coding sequence ATGTTATATTGGTCATTAACATTTTTGATTATTGCTATCGTGGCAGGTTTAATGGGTTTCAGAGGTATTGAAGGCATAGCCGCTACTATCGCGAAAGTTTTATTCATCGTTTTTCTTATCCTTTTTATTATTACTATGGTATCCGGCTATGGGATGATGGGTACCCCTCAGCCTTAA
- a CDS encoding IS66 family transposase: MPSISGKDFDALPAAIRTYIRYLEKIIEQQQSQIQQQQAQIQQLQAHIQQQQDRISSLEDQLTKNSSNSSKPPSSDGLKRKPKSQRRPSGKKPGAQQGHVGKGLLQVEKPDFLVIHTPTMCQTCQTTLSEIKGACVERRQVFEIPPSKCEVTEHRVEEKKCPCCGKNSKGIFPENVRGPVQYGERVQALAAYFADQHFIPVDRVCEIFEDVFDVTLSPGTCVNIDKKLFEKLETFENSLKTYLLATRVLHFDETGIRCEKKLSWVHVASSPRATLYTLHAKRGQQAMDEANILPQFKSIAIHDHWFPYFSYEQMLHGLCNAHHLRELTFMHEEKQEMWAKQMKELLLFAQQEVEKHVNQEALPPKLLQDIEQAYKQKIIDGLTYHSSLPPLPKGKRGKQRQREGKNLLDRLKEKRECVLRFMYDFAVPFTNNQGEQDIRMVKLKQKISGCFRKPKGGQIFCRIRSYISTARKQGWNVWDALADAIRGSPRLLAIDRQANLQEAIT, encoded by the coding sequence ATGCCCTCTATTTCCGGTAAAGATTTTGATGCTCTTCCAGCTGCTATTCGCACTTATATTCGCTATCTTGAAAAGATCATCGAACAGCAGCAATCTCAGATCCAACAGCAACAGGCCCAGATTCAACAGCTGCAAGCTCATATCCAACAGCAGCAAGATCGTATTAGTAGCTTAGAGGATCAACTTACAAAGAACAGTTCTAATAGCAGCAAACCTCCTAGCAGTGATGGCTTGAAGCGGAAGCCAAAAAGCCAACGTCGCCCATCAGGCAAAAAACCAGGTGCTCAACAAGGACATGTGGGAAAAGGCCTTCTTCAGGTGGAAAAACCCGATTTCTTGGTGATTCATACACCCACAATGTGTCAAACATGCCAAACAACCCTTAGTGAAATCAAAGGTGCTTGTGTAGAAAGACGTCAGGTTTTTGAAATTCCTCCTTCTAAGTGTGAGGTGACAGAACATCGGGTGGAGGAGAAAAAATGCCCTTGCTGTGGAAAAAATAGTAAAGGAATATTTCCTGAAAACGTTAGAGGGCCTGTGCAATATGGCGAGAGAGTTCAAGCCCTGGCAGCTTACTTTGCCGATCAACATTTTATACCCGTGGACCGCGTCTGCGAAATTTTTGAGGATGTGTTTGATGTAACTCTTTCACCTGGCACTTGTGTAAATATCGACAAAAAACTCTTTGAGAAACTTGAAACCTTTGAAAATAGTCTGAAAACATACTTGCTAGCCACACGCGTTTTACACTTTGATGAGACAGGCATCCGCTGTGAAAAAAAACTATCGTGGGTGCATGTAGCCTCTTCACCAAGGGCTACTTTATACACCCTGCATGCTAAGCGCGGGCAACAAGCCATGGATGAGGCAAACATTTTACCTCAATTTAAAAGTATAGCCATTCATGACCATTGGTTTCCTTACTTTTCTTATGAACAAATGTTGCATGGATTGTGCAATGCGCATCATTTGAGAGAATTGACGTTTATGCATGAGGAAAAACAGGAAATGTGGGCAAAACAAATGAAAGAATTACTGCTTTTTGCCCAGCAAGAAGTAGAAAAACATGTAAATCAAGAAGCTCTACCTCCAAAGCTTTTACAAGACATTGAGCAGGCTTATAAACAGAAAATTATTGATGGGCTTACCTATCATTCTAGCCTGCCTCCATTGCCAAAAGGTAAAAGAGGTAAGCAAAGGCAACGGGAAGGTAAAAACCTTCTGGACCGTCTAAAAGAAAAGCGAGAGTGCGTGTTGCGGTTCATGTACGATTTTGCCGTACCCTTTACCAATAACCAAGGCGAACAAGACATTCGTATGGTTAAGTTAAAGCAAAAGATATCGGGTTGTTTCCGTAAGCCTAAAGGAGGGCAGATTTTTTGCCGCATCCGCAGCTACATTTCTACGGCACGCAAACAAGGCTGGAATGTCTGGGATGCCTTGGCAGATGCCATCCGAGGCAGCCCTCGTCTATTAGCCATAGATCGACAGGCCAACTTGCAAGAAGCCATTACCTAG